A window of Sulfurimonas hongkongensis contains these coding sequences:
- a CDS encoding elongation factor 1-alpha C-terminal domain-related protein — FCGTISSGSISVGDDITVLPSQKTSKVKSIVSNDIKDLRPVNKDETVETIQTAFAPMAITITLEDEIDISRGDMIVKSDNIPEVSDHLSCMVVWMDESPLRLNENYIIKRATSVINGTFRTIEYKKNINTFEELDADALELNDIAKCTISLDRKIAVDPYQENRYTGSFIIIDKYTNKTVGAGMILDSIEGSGVRGQGSGVRVQGSEFRVGTEAKEYSNAEIELNKYIRKNYPEWECREI, encoded by the coding sequence TTTTTGTGGAACTATATCAAGTGGAAGCATAAGTGTAGGTGATGATATAACAGTACTACCATCTCAAAAAACAAGCAAAGTAAAGTCAATAGTCTCAAATGATATAAAAGATTTAAGACCAGTAAATAAAGATGAAACAGTAGAGACTATACAAACTGCATTTGCACCTATGGCTATAACTATTACACTAGAAGATGAGATAGATATAAGTCGTGGTGATATGATAGTAAAATCAGACAATATCCCAGAGGTCTCAGACCATCTCTCTTGTATGGTAGTTTGGATGGATGAGAGTCCTTTGAGACTAAATGAAAACTACATTATAAAAAGAGCTACATCTGTTATAAATGGTACATTTCGGACCATAGAGTATAAAAAAAACATCAATACATTTGAGGAGTTAGATGCAGATGCTTTAGAGTTAAACGATATCGCAAAATGCACTATATCTTTAGATAGAAAAATAGCAGTTGATCCTTACCAAGAAAACAGATATACAGGAAGCTTTATCATCATAGATAAATATACAAATAAAACTGTTGGAGCAGGGATGATACTTGATAGTATTGAGGGTTCAGGGGTCAGAGGTCAGGGTTCAGGGGTCAGGGTTCAGGGGTCAGAGTTCAGGGTTGGGACTGAAGCAAAAGAGTACTCAAATGCAGAAATAGAACTAAATAAGTATATAAGAAAAAATTATCCTGAATGGGAGTGTAGAGAGATCTAA